One genomic window of Camelina sativa cultivar DH55 chromosome 5, Cs, whole genome shotgun sequence includes the following:
- the LOC104787824 gene encoding putative clathrin assembly protein At1g68110 has translation MMKLWKRAAAAIKDRKSLLAIGFSRRSSSSSYRNADLETAIIKATSHDDTSVDYSNAHRVYKWIRSSPLNLKTLINALSTRVNHTRSWIVALKSLMLLHGVLCTKVPSVVGEIRRLPFDLSGFSDGHSCLSKTWGFNIFVRTYFAFLHNYSSFLSDQIHRIRNNRTKSNEKVENVIQDLEKIQKLQSLLDMIIQIKPIADNMKKTLILEAMDCLVIESINIFGRIRSGIIKILPLAGKTEAATVLKIVQKATSQGEDLTIYFDFCKGFGVPNARETPQFVSIPEEEVEAIEEMIEKPKPKPEKEEEVEVEDEKAMVVLEQPGKLKTIITDKWEIFEDDYHKNHLPLIVTNQPVYINYTMPDLITF, from the coding sequence ATGATGAAGCTGTGGAAACGCGCTGCTGCCGCAATCAAAGACCGGAAAAGCTTACTAGCCATTGGATTCTCACGGCGAAGCAGCAGCAGCTCATACCGGAACGCGGATCTCGAAACAGCTATCATCAAAGCCACCTCCCACGACGATACATCCGTCGACTACTCTAACGCTCACCGCGTCTACAAATGGATACGTTCTTCTCCTCTCAACCTCAAGACTCTAATCAATGCGCTCTCAACCCGCGTCAACCACACGCGGAGCTGGATCGTTGCGCTCAAATCTTTAATGCTTCTTCACGGTGTTCTCTGTACTAAAGTTCCTTCCGTTGTCGGAGAGATCCGTCGTCTTCCTTTCGATCTTTCAGGTTTCTCCGATGGTCATTCCTGTCTCAGCAAGACTTGGGGGTTCAACATCTTTGTTCGGACTTACTTCGCTTTCCTTCATAACTACTCTTCCTTCTTGTCCGATCAGATTCACCGCATCCGTAATAACAGAACTAAATCCAATGAGAAAGTCGAAAACGTGATCCAAGACCTCGAAAAGATACAGAAGCTTCAGTCTCTCCTCGATATGATTATTCAGATTAAGCCAATTGCTGACAATATGAAGAAGACGTTGATCTTAGAAGCTATGGATTGTCTTGTGATCGAGAGTATCAACATCTTCGGTAGAATTCGCAGCGGCATCATCAAAATCCTTCCATTGGCTGGCAAGACGGAAGCTGCAACGGTTTTGAAGATAGTCCAAAAGGCCACCTCTCAGGGAGAGGATCTCACCATCTACTTCGACTTCTGCAAAGGTTTTGGTGTCCCTAACGCGCGAGAAACCCCTCAGTTCGTTAGTATACCCGAGGAGGAAGTAGAAGCAATCGAGGAAATGATAGAGAAGCCGAAGCCAAAgccagagaaagaagaagaagtggaagtaGAGGATGAGAAGGCTATGGTAGTGTTGGAGCAACCGGGGAAGCTGAAGACGATCATCACAGACAAATGGGAGATTTTCGAAGACGACTATCATAAAAATCATCTGCCTCTTATAGTAACGAACCAACCAGTTTATATCAATTACACAATGCCAGATTTGATTACTTTCTAG